In one window of Brenneria goodwinii DNA:
- a CDS encoding NCS2 family permease gives MSKTTRQADSAARPHGALDAFFKITQRGSNVRQEVLAGLTTFLAMVYSVIVVPGMLGKAGFPPAAVFVATCLVAGFGSLLMGLWANLPMAIGCAISLTAFTAFSLVLGQQISIPVALGAIFLMGVLFTLISATGIRTWILRNLPLGVAHGTGIGIGLFLLIIAANGIGLVIKNPIDGLPVALGDFTSFPVIMALIGLAATIGLEKRRVPGGILLVIIAISIIGLIFDPNVKYQGWFAWPTLIGEDGSSLIFSLDIMGALQPVVLPSVLALVMTAVFDATGTIRAVAGQANLLDKDGQIVNGGKALTSDSVSSILSSLVGTSPAAVYIESAAGTAAGGKTGLTATVVGVLFLLILFLSPLSYLVPGYATAPALMYVGLLMLGNVTKLNFDDFVDAMSGLVCAVFIVLTCNIVTGIMLGFGSLVLGRIFSGEWRKLNIGTVLIAIALVVFYAGGWAL, from the coding sequence ATGTCAAAGACCACTCGTCAGGCCGATAGTGCGGCGCGTCCGCATGGCGCGCTTGATGCCTTTTTTAAAATAACGCAGCGCGGCAGCAATGTGCGCCAGGAAGTGTTGGCAGGGTTAACCACGTTTTTGGCTATGGTTTACTCGGTTATCGTTGTGCCGGGCATGTTGGGTAAAGCAGGTTTCCCGCCGGCCGCGGTATTTGTTGCAACCTGTCTGGTTGCCGGATTTGGCTCATTGCTGATGGGGCTGTGGGCCAATCTGCCGATGGCCATTGGTTGCGCGATCTCTCTGACCGCCTTTACGGCATTTAGTCTGGTATTAGGTCAGCAGATTAGCATTCCGGTTGCGCTGGGGGCGATTTTCCTGATGGGGGTTCTGTTCACCCTCATTTCCGCTACCGGGATCCGCACCTGGATCCTGCGCAATCTTCCGCTTGGCGTCGCGCACGGAACCGGTATCGGTATCGGTCTGTTCCTGTTGATTATTGCCGCCAACGGCATCGGGCTGGTGATTAAAAACCCGATTGACGGTCTGCCCGTCGCTTTGGGCGATTTCACGTCTTTCCCGGTTATCATGGCATTGATAGGGTTGGCCGCTACCATCGGGTTGGAAAAACGCCGCGTTCCGGGCGGCATTTTGTTGGTGATCATCGCCATCTCCATTATCGGTTTGATCTTCGATCCGAATGTGAAATATCAGGGTTGGTTTGCCTGGCCGACTCTGATCGGCGAGGATGGTTCTTCCCTGATTTTCAGCCTGGATATCATGGGCGCGTTGCAGCCGGTGGTGTTGCCCAGCGTTCTGGCGTTGGTGATGACGGCGGTATTTGATGCGACCGGCACCATCCGTGCGGTTGCCGGTCAGGCGAATCTGCTGGATAAAGACGGACAAATCGTCAATGGCGGTAAAGCGCTGACGTCTGACTCCGTTAGCAGCATTCTTTCCAGCCTGGTTGGGACATCTCCAGCGGCGGTTTATATTGAATCTGCCGCCGGTACGGCCGCCGGCGGGAAAACCGGTCTGACCGCAACCGTCGTCGGCGTGTTGTTCCTGCTGATCCTGTTCCTGTCTCCGCTCTCTTATCTGGTGCCCGGCTATGCGACCGCGCCGGCGCTGATGTATGTTGGTTTACTGATGTTGGGCAATGTGACCAAACTGAACTTCGACGACTTCGTCGATGCCATGTCGGGTCTGGTCTGTGCGGTATTTATCGTGCTGACCTGCAACATTGTGACCGGCATTATGCTGGGCTTCGGCTCGCTGGTGCTGGGGCGCATTTTCTCTGGCGAATGGCGCAAGTTGAATATCGGCACGGTGCTTATCGCCATTGCGCTGGTGGTGTTCTACGCCGGTGGCTGGGCGCTCTAA
- a CDS encoding A24 family peptidase has product MAYYTHWLQTILLAGCLLWCVGTDLLVRKIPNQAVLLLLAGWLVFSLTDVLQSGAFDGEKLRQTLWSLPGAAVVLIVGFLLFLTGRLGAGDVKLMSVLCLWVGHGHQIVFVMITALAGGVLALGLPLLNTVPAAVAMGIQMINRMFKSRLPMPPALPADLSQGIPYGIAIAFGAMSVLVFPLF; this is encoded by the coding sequence ATCGCGTATTACACGCACTGGCTGCAAACGATATTACTGGCGGGATGCCTGCTGTGGTGCGTCGGTACCGACCTGTTGGTACGCAAGATCCCAAATCAGGCGGTGTTGCTCTTATTGGCGGGATGGCTGGTTTTCAGCCTGACAGACGTTCTGCAATCCGGCGCGTTTGATGGGGAAAAATTACGGCAGACGCTATGGTCGCTGCCGGGCGCGGCGGTGGTGCTGATTGTCGGTTTTTTGCTTTTTCTCACCGGCAGGCTCGGCGCCGGGGATGTCAAGCTGATGAGCGTTTTATGCCTGTGGGTGGGGCATGGACACCAGATCGTTTTTGTCATGATCACCGCACTGGCGGGTGGGGTACTGGCGCTGGGGTTGCCTTTACTCAATACCGTACCGGCGGCGGTCGCCATGGGGATTCAAATGATCAACCGGATGTTTAAAAGCCGGTTACCCATGCCGCCGGCGTTGCCGGCCGACCTTTCGCAGGGAATTCCTTACGGTATCGCGATAGCCTTCGGCGCGATGTCCGTCCTGGTTTTTCCCTTGTTTTAA
- the cpaB gene encoding Flp pilus assembly protein CpaB: MKVNSTYVLSGALILAGIAALLVRSHLSSPPPAPQVVVKAPEQVAVLVAAKDLHPGDFLDSSSLRWQTTEEPVSRTFNFIRGKDSQTLLLGATLRETVTEGTPLTSNVLVKPNEPGFVAAVLRKGMRAISIPTNAVASNAGLVAAGDRVDIILSLKKDEQPEALTGSAQTVALPLLASQTIVRDLRVLALNNQTDTDVRPRQDVALEDDGGMDASARSRTSATANRSRTVSYQTVTVEVTPQQAEVLAVAKEVGMLHLALRSATPDEQDDLRQDALRRVTTLSQSTSIYNGLADSGHQVKVFRGEKKDVVTFPSR; the protein is encoded by the coding sequence ATGAAAGTTAACTCTACGTACGTACTATCGGGCGCGTTGATTCTGGCAGGGATTGCGGCGCTGTTGGTACGCAGTCATTTGTCGTCTCCGCCGCCGGCGCCGCAGGTGGTGGTAAAAGCGCCGGAACAGGTAGCCGTGCTGGTGGCGGCGAAAGATCTTCATCCCGGCGATTTTCTTGATTCATCCTCGCTGCGCTGGCAGACCACGGAAGAGCCGGTATCCCGTACCTTCAATTTTATTCGCGGCAAAGATAGCCAAACGCTGCTGCTGGGCGCCACGCTGCGCGAGACGGTGACCGAGGGAACGCCGTTAACCAGCAATGTGTTGGTGAAACCCAATGAGCCGGGCTTTGTGGCCGCCGTGTTGCGTAAAGGGATGCGCGCCATTTCTATTCCGACCAATGCGGTCGCCAGCAATGCGGGTCTGGTGGCGGCGGGCGATCGTGTCGACATCATTCTGAGCCTGAAAAAAGATGAACAGCCGGAGGCGCTGACAGGCAGCGCCCAAACGGTCGCCCTGCCTCTGCTGGCCTCGCAAACCATCGTACGCGATTTACGCGTACTGGCGCTGAACAACCAAACCGACACCGATGTGCGCCCCCGTCAGGATGTGGCGCTGGAAGATGATGGCGGGATGGACGCGTCGGCCCGAAGCCGCACGTCCGCCACCGCAAACCGCTCTCGCACCGTCAGTTACCAGACGGTAACGGTCGAGGTCACGCCGCAGCAGGCCGAGGTTCTGGCGGTGGCGAAAGAGGTCGGCATGCTGCATCTGGCTTTACGCAGCGCAACGCCGGACGAACAGGACGATCTCCGCCAGGATGCGCTGCGGCGGGTAACGACGCTATCGCAAAGCACCAGCATCTATAACGGCCTCGCTGATAGCGGTCATCAGGTTAAGGTATTCCGGGGCGAAAAGAAGGACGTAGTGACATTCCCATCCCGATAG
- a CDS encoding type II and III secretion system protein family protein, translating to MTMFSLFLKTNFLRMIGKRFGAVISAPAVMPLQTQSINGNTARPSARAFISTGLAMMLLPAAACAAGISEVAETNVVHMTVHQGRLLQLDALPDSVLVADPEIASFELPSPGNLFIYAKNVGTTTLYAMDENGNVINAIRIVSEHDLKALSERLKREFPNADIQLEAGIPSGVIVRGSVDTPQDAKRVIDSVQAYIVASTSSAAGGGGGGGSGEGLPGSSESSGKVINQLKIKTPSQINIRVRVVEVSRNLTHELGFNWEASLNRGSANFGLGTGTLSGFFDSSTGAFTGADGSSFFGANVGGSEGSLSGLLSAMNKQGMASVLAEPNLTAMSGETAAFAAGGEVPIVLVTNNTVSIDYKSYGVILRMTPTLLSANRISLHIAPEVSELTSVGSVTLEGGSTIPALTVRRADTTVELASGQSFALAGMLRSSNSQTVTGVPGLSSIPVLGRVFENESASHEETELVIIATAYVVEPVNAGDLQTPGQGVKTLDSVMPSYGAVGYLY from the coding sequence ATGACGATGTTTTCCTTGTTTTTGAAAACGAATTTTCTGCGGATGATCGGTAAACGGTTTGGCGCTGTTATTTCCGCACCGGCCGTCATGCCTTTGCAGACACAGTCTATTAACGGAAACACGGCTCGCCCGTCCGCCCGCGCCTTCATCTCAACCGGGCTGGCAATGATGCTGCTGCCCGCCGCGGCTTGCGCCGCGGGGATTTCTGAAGTGGCGGAAACGAATGTGGTGCATATGACGGTGCATCAGGGCCGTTTATTGCAACTGGATGCCCTGCCGGACAGCGTGCTGGTGGCCGATCCGGAAATCGCCAGTTTCGAACTGCCTTCACCGGGAAATCTGTTTATCTATGCCAAGAATGTGGGCACCACCACGCTTTATGCCATGGATGAGAACGGCAATGTCATCAACGCCATCCGCATCGTTTCCGAACACGATCTGAAAGCGCTGAGCGAACGGTTGAAGCGGGAATTCCCCAACGCGGATATTCAACTAGAAGCGGGGATCCCCAGCGGCGTGATTGTCCGCGGCAGCGTCGATACCCCGCAGGACGCCAAGCGGGTGATCGACAGCGTACAGGCCTACATCGTCGCATCCACCTCGTCTGCCGCTGGCGGCGGTGGCGGTGGGGGCAGCGGCGAAGGGCTGCCCGGCAGCAGCGAATCGTCCGGCAAGGTCATCAATCAGCTCAAGATCAAAACGCCGTCGCAAATCAATATCCGCGTACGGGTGGTGGAAGTGTCACGCAACCTGACGCACGAACTGGGTTTCAACTGGGAAGCCTCGCTTAACCGGGGCAGCGCCAACTTCGGCCTGGGCACCGGTACGCTAAGCGGTTTCTTTGACTCCAGCACCGGGGCGTTTACCGGCGCCGACGGCAGCAGCTTCTTTGGCGCCAATGTCGGCGGCAGCGAAGGATCGCTCAGCGGATTGCTCTCCGCCATGAACAAGCAGGGCATGGCTTCCGTGCTGGCGGAGCCGAACCTGACCGCCATGTCGGGTGAAACCGCCGCATTCGCCGCCGGCGGCGAAGTGCCTATCGTGCTGGTGACCAACAACACCGTCAGCATCGATTACAAATCGTACGGCGTGATCCTGCGTATGACGCCGACGCTGCTGTCCGCCAACCGCATCAGCCTGCATATCGCGCCGGAAGTCAGTGAATTAACGTCGGTGGGATCGGTGACGCTGGAGGGCGGTTCGACCATTCCGGCGCTGACCGTGCGCCGCGCCGATACCACGGTGGAGTTGGCCAGCGGGCAGAGCTTCGCGCTGGCGGGCATGCTGCGCAGTTCCAACAGTCAGACGGTAACCGGCGTGCCGGGGTTAAGCAGCATTCCGGTGCTCGGCCGCGTATTTGAAAATGAATCGGCAAGTCATGAGGAAACCGAACTGGTGATTATTGCCACGGCATACGTGGTGGAACCGGTGAATGCGGGGGATCTCCAGACGCCGGGGCAGGGCGTTAAAACGCTGGATTCCGTGATGCCAAGCTATGGCGCTGTGGGCTATCTCTACTGA
- a CDS encoding AAA family ATPase, giving the protein MSEITLVDNDEPSAPLVAFVHAGADVADLCDQLTRLKQQDVPVMAGGIAAARKWCEQNVPPRILLVDLEGVHWPLPELETLLSISGPTTQVIATGKEQDVGLYRALLQLGVVDYLLKPFTLDLLASTLAKCEGQQAGPEYARMGRTIAVVGASGGCGASTVAMGLSRLLSGERHLPVALVDFDRRNGDQLLLQGQSADAGLAAVLETQELDTRLLQRSMLRVDSRLHLLAQKPELGELSPVEVDNVLNLGGALCRMFNQVLWDLPSSYPTGALDVLTYADLRIIVTELTLQDARNIRRVLHEIGDESEGQRLLLVHNQSRFAGASPLSREQFEQFTGRRIDAVLPNAGHALAQSLTLGALNPAAAPAFQQGLRQLADLACGVRARPVEKRWFSRWLKRA; this is encoded by the coding sequence ATGAGTGAAATTACCCTGGTCGACAACGATGAACCGAGCGCGCCGCTGGTGGCGTTTGTGCATGCCGGGGCTGACGTCGCCGATCTCTGCGACCAGCTTACGCGGCTGAAACAGCAGGATGTGCCGGTGATGGCGGGCGGTATTGCCGCGGCGCGCAAGTGGTGTGAACAGAATGTTCCGCCGCGCATTCTGCTGGTGGATCTGGAAGGCGTCCACTGGCCGTTGCCTGAACTGGAAACGTTGCTCAGCATCAGCGGCCCGACGACGCAAGTGATCGCCACGGGCAAAGAGCAGGATGTCGGCCTGTATCGCGCCCTGTTGCAACTGGGCGTGGTGGACTACCTGCTAAAACCGTTCACGTTGGATCTGCTGGCCTCGACCTTGGCGAAATGCGAGGGCCAGCAGGCCGGGCCGGAATATGCCCGCATGGGGCGCACTATCGCGGTGGTCGGCGCCAGCGGCGGCTGCGGCGCCAGCACGGTCGCCATGGGGCTGAGTCGGTTGCTGTCCGGCGAACGCCATTTACCGGTGGCGCTGGTGGACTTCGACCGTCGCAACGGCGATCAGCTATTGCTACAGGGACAAAGCGCCGATGCCGGGCTGGCCGCGGTGTTGGAAACGCAGGAGCTGGATACCCGGCTGCTGCAACGTTCCATGCTGCGCGTCGATTCCCGTCTGCATCTGCTGGCGCAGAAACCCGAACTGGGCGAATTGAGTCCGGTGGAAGTGGATAACGTATTGAACCTCGGCGGCGCGTTGTGCCGCATGTTTAACCAGGTTCTCTGGGATTTGCCCAGCAGCTACCCGACAGGCGCGCTGGATGTGCTGACCTACGCGGATCTGCGCATCATCGTGACCGAACTGACGCTGCAGGATGCGCGCAATATTCGGCGCGTGCTGCATGAGATCGGCGACGAAAGTGAAGGGCAACGCCTGCTGCTGGTGCATAACCAGAGCCGCTTTGCCGGCGCATCGCCGCTGAGTCGTGAGCAATTCGAACAGTTTACCGGCCGGAGAATCGACGCGGTGCTGCCTAACGCCGGCCACGCGCTGGCGCAAAGTTTGACGCTGGGCGCGCTGAACCCGGCCGCGGCGCCGGCCTTCCAACAAGGGCTGCGCCAGCTTGCCGATCTGGCGTGCGGTGTGCGCGCCAGGCCGGTGGAAAAACGCTGGTTTTCACGCTGGCTGAAGCGGGCGTGA
- a CDS encoding sensor histidine kinase codes for MSAATLNKIKIKKLGRRCQIKIKHWQLVGASQYPGFACTANFRQAITIVFLFLLMMLMSIVGFSLLSETLIRTHVREVILGNIYDYSMQSRLTNSDSLIAQLRQDNLAKNDELPLFLVMNKSGDILYHNHPLKNSQRTHCQMDVACLKDILSSKNDPNLIGLSVMLRDGGVFFTAYNIRPMLERVRTIPLVAGAGLFVVLLFCLLISRHFSLLSLRSVEQIRTALHRYSTGEQQVRMPLSPYGDDFDSLSADINQNLERIERLMEQVRSTSSHIAHELRTPLTHLQNRLFNLTERTGLDDDIREELNLAVGEVHKILGLFRTVMRIGEIESGRCIHQFEQIEARRLLEEVIEYYQPLAEERGCHLLIEIKAGIQLFGDRALLFQALANLVENALKYAAQGKDITLGVKLHQGWIALSVADRGPGIPTAQHQKALQRFQRLDSDSGPQQSGYGLGLSLVKAITDLHGGRLCLESANPGLNVYLCLKRC; via the coding sequence ATGTCGGCAGCTACACTGAATAAGATAAAAATAAAGAAACTGGGGCGCCGCTGTCAGATAAAAATAAAACACTGGCAGTTAGTAGGGGCAAGCCAATATCCCGGTTTTGCCTGTACGGCTAATTTCAGGCAGGCGATCACCATTGTTTTTTTATTTTTATTAATGATGCTGATGAGTATTGTCGGCTTCAGCTTATTAAGTGAAACATTAATCAGAACGCATGTCCGCGAAGTTATTCTGGGTAATATTTATGATTACTCCATGCAGTCGCGTTTAACCAATAGCGATAGCCTGATTGCACAACTTCGTCAGGATAACCTGGCCAAGAATGATGAATTACCGCTATTTCTGGTGATGAATAAAAGCGGCGACATTCTGTATCACAACCATCCGCTGAAAAATTCGCAACGCACCCATTGCCAGATGGATGTGGCATGCCTGAAAGATATCCTCTCCAGCAAAAACGATCCTAATCTGATCGGCCTGTCGGTCATGCTGCGTGATGGCGGCGTATTTTTTACGGCTTACAACATTCGCCCCATGCTTGAGCGGGTTAGGACCATTCCTCTGGTGGCCGGGGCCGGACTGTTTGTCGTACTGTTGTTCTGCCTGCTTATCAGCCGTCATTTCAGCCTGCTCAGTTTACGCAGCGTCGAGCAGATCCGTACGGCGCTGCACCGCTACAGCACCGGCGAGCAGCAGGTAAGGATGCCGTTGTCGCCCTATGGCGACGACTTTGACAGCCTGAGTGCGGATATCAACCAGAATCTGGAACGCATCGAACGGCTGATGGAGCAGGTGCGCAGCACCTCCAGCCATATCGCCCACGAACTGCGTACGCCGTTAACCCATCTGCAAAACCGGTTGTTTAACCTGACCGAGCGTACCGGTCTGGATGACGATATCCGGGAAGAGTTGAATCTGGCGGTGGGGGAAGTCCATAAAATTCTCGGGCTGTTCCGTACGGTAATGCGCATTGGCGAAATTGAGAGCGGACGCTGTATTCATCAGTTTGAACAGATTGAAGCACGACGGCTGCTGGAAGAAGTTATCGAATATTACCAGCCATTGGCGGAGGAGCGCGGCTGCCATTTGCTGATAGAGATTAAGGCCGGTATCCAGCTGTTTGGCGATCGGGCGCTGTTATTTCAGGCATTGGCCAATCTGGTGGAAAATGCGCTGAAGTATGCCGCGCAGGGCAAAGATATCACGCTGGGCGTGAAGTTACACCAGGGCTGGATCGCGCTGAGCGTTGCCGACCGCGGGCCGGGCATCCCGACGGCGCAGCACCAGAAGGCGCTGCAGCGCTTTCAGCGGCTGGATAGCGATAGCGGGCCGCAGCAGTCTGGTTATGGACTGGGCTTATCATTGGTGAAAGCGATTACCGATCTGCACGGCGGCAGGCTCTGTCTTGAGTCCGCCAATCCGGGATTGAATGTTTATTTATGCCTTAAACGTTGTTAA
- a CDS encoding response regulator transcription factor, protein MRVLVVDDDSVLCHWLGSKLHSHGHSCRMVHDGAHALKAIKDEVYDVVLLDRMLPIMDGFSVLRELQGSRHPPIMLLSALDRDVDRVMGLELGAEDYLGKPFNFNELRLRLDIMARRGKRHADNSSILTFEDLQLDRLQRVAWRGGQRIELTDKEIKLLIILMENPGQAITRTMLLERVWGYHFDPQTNLIDVHMSKLRAKIDKGFPRPLIKTLRAMGYALGSVDKDRTDVGSYTE, encoded by the coding sequence ATGCGCGTACTGGTGGTTGATGACGATTCTGTACTGTGTCATTGGTTGGGATCTAAATTACATTCGCACGGTCATTCATGTCGTATGGTTCACGATGGCGCACATGCATTAAAAGCAATAAAAGATGAAGTCTATGATGTTGTGCTGCTGGATAGAATGCTGCCGATTATGGATGGCTTCAGCGTATTGCGTGAATTACAGGGATCGCGTCACCCGCCGATTATGTTGCTTTCCGCATTGGATCGGGATGTCGATCGGGTCATGGGGCTGGAACTCGGCGCGGAAGATTATCTTGGTAAACCCTTTAATTTTAATGAATTAAGGCTGCGTCTGGATATTATGGCGCGGCGCGGTAAACGCCATGCGGATAATTCCTCTATTCTGACGTTTGAAGATTTGCAGCTTGACCGGCTGCAGCGGGTCGCCTGGCGCGGCGGTCAGCGTATTGAGCTAACGGATAAAGAAATCAAGCTATTGATTATCCTGATGGAAAACCCCGGTCAGGCAATTACCCGCACCATGCTGCTGGAGCGGGTATGGGGCTATCATTTTGATCCGCAAACCAATTTAATTGATGTTCATATGTCGAAACTCCGGGCAAAAATTGATAAGGGTTTTCCGCGCCCGTTAATTAAAACCCTCAGGGCAATGGGCTATGCATTGGGTTCTGTTGATAAGGATAGAACGGATGTCGGCAGCTACACTGAATAA
- a CDS encoding Na+/H+ antiporter, with protein sequence MEIFFTILILTLVVSLSGVVTRILPFQIPLPLMQIAVGAVLAWPQFGLHVDFNPELFMVLFIPPLLFADGWKTPTREFLHYGREIIGLALVLVLITVVGVGYFIYWMVPGMPLIAAFALAAVLSPTDAVALSGIVGEGRIPKKLMGILQGEALMNDASGLVSLKFAVAVAMGTMVFSVSGATLAFIKVALGGLLAGVAVTWIYSKSLRLISRWSGNDAATQIVLLLLLPFAAYLIAEHIGVSGILAAVASGMTIGQSGIIRNAPLNMRLRANGVWSMLEFVFNGMVFIMLGLQLPSILETSITQAELDPTVETWMLFTDIAVIYAALLLLRFGWLWVMKRYSLHIQKKKPMVFAEFTTRELWISSFAGVRGAITLAGVLSIPLLLTDGTAFPSRYQLVFIATGVILFSLLCGVLTLPLLLRGVVVADKVTYAKEERMARSTMAEVAINSLHKMEERLAADREENIDEQVLKEVSARVIGNLRRQVAGQSDLDHSLMIENLERRFRLTALNSERAELYHLRATQQISNETLQKMLRELDLLEAVLSEGE encoded by the coding sequence ATGGAAATCTTTTTTACTATTCTCATTTTGACCTTGGTGGTTTCTTTATCAGGGGTGGTTACACGAATTCTACCTTTTCAAATACCTCTTCCATTGATGCAGATCGCCGTTGGTGCGGTACTTGCCTGGCCTCAGTTCGGTTTGCACGTTGATTTCAATCCTGAGCTGTTTATGGTGCTGTTTATTCCGCCGCTGCTGTTTGCCGACGGTTGGAAGACGCCGACGCGTGAATTTCTGCATTACGGGCGAGAAATTATCGGGCTGGCGTTGGTTCTGGTATTGATCACCGTGGTGGGGGTCGGTTACTTCATCTATTGGATGGTGCCCGGAATGCCGCTGATTGCCGCGTTCGCTCTGGCCGCGGTGCTTTCTCCAACTGATGCCGTCGCGCTTTCCGGCATCGTGGGGGAAGGCCGTATCCCGAAAAAACTGATGGGTATCCTGCAGGGGGAAGCATTGATGAACGATGCTTCCGGTCTGGTATCGCTGAAATTCGCCGTCGCCGTTGCCATGGGGACTATGGTGTTCAGCGTTTCCGGCGCGACGCTGGCGTTTATCAAAGTCGCACTGGGCGGATTGCTGGCCGGTGTGGCGGTTACCTGGATTTATAGTAAATCCTTGCGCCTTATCAGCCGCTGGAGCGGCAATGACGCCGCTACCCAAATTGTTTTACTGCTGCTGTTGCCTTTCGCGGCTTACCTGATTGCCGAACATATCGGGGTGTCGGGGATCCTGGCGGCGGTCGCTTCCGGGATGACGATCGGCCAATCCGGCATTATCCGTAATGCCCCGCTGAACATGCGGCTACGAGCGAACGGCGTCTGGTCGATGCTGGAATTCGTATTTAACGGCATGGTGTTCATTATGCTGGGGCTGCAATTGCCGTCTATTCTGGAAACGTCGATTACCCAGGCGGAGCTGGATCCTACGGTTGAAACCTGGATGTTGTTCACCGACATTGCGGTCATTTACGCCGCGCTGCTGCTGCTGCGTTTCGGCTGGCTGTGGGTGATGAAAAGATACAGCCTGCATATCCAGAAAAAGAAGCCGATGGTGTTCGCCGAATTCACGACGCGTGAACTGTGGATTTCTTCGTTTGCCGGCGTACGCGGCGCCATCACGCTGGCCGGCGTGCTTTCCATCCCCCTGCTGCTGACCGATGGCACGGCTTTCCCGTCTCGTTATCAACTGGTGTTTATTGCCACGGGCGTCATCCTGTTTTCCCTGCTGTGCGGCGTATTGACGCTGCCGCTGTTGCTGAGGGGGGTTGTGGTGGCCGATAAAGTGACTTATGCCAAAGAAGAGCGGATGGCGCGAAGCACCATGGCGGAAGTAGCGATTAACAGCCTGCATAAAATGGAAGAGCGGCTGGCGGCCGATCGTGAAGAAAATATTGACGAGCAGGTGCTGAAAGAGGTGAGTGCGCGGGTAATAGGCAACCTGCGCCGGCAGGTGGCCGGGCAGAGCGATCTGGACCATAGCCTGATGATTGAAAACCTGGAGCGGCGTTTCCGTTTGACGGCGCTGAATTCGGAACGCGCCGAGCTTTATCATCTGCGCGCCACGCAGCAAATCAGCAACGAGACATTGCAGAAAATGCTGCGAGAGCTGGATCTGCTGGAGGCCGTACTGAGCGAAGGCGAGTAA
- a CDS encoding CpaD family pilus assembly lipoprotein, with protein sequence MNKQNNTLGSSAHPIFRLAACAVCLLLVACGDSAVNSQRLQRYQQPALAPIDVRPSSLAVTLQVAANGRGFTPESLKQLNVMLKDQGRLAKQTLTLIPRTVRGEQMAGRLASVLKNAGADAQKVKLMGISGGGQSGDLEVISQALAVKTTRCQVNDADLLMVKPFEGMGYLGCATQNNLAMMVAEPRDLIQAKTLDEADGVVAVNSIERYQSDEVKELIDIDFNED encoded by the coding sequence ATGAATAAGCAAAACAATACCCTGGGGTCGTCCGCCCATCCGATATTTCGCCTGGCGGCCTGCGCCGTCTGCCTGCTGCTGGTTGCCTGTGGCGATAGCGCCGTTAACAGCCAGCGCCTGCAGCGTTATCAGCAGCCCGCGCTGGCGCCGATTGACGTCCGGCCTTCTTCACTGGCGGTCACGTTGCAGGTGGCGGCCAACGGACGTGGTTTTACGCCGGAGTCGCTTAAACAGCTCAATGTGATGCTGAAAGATCAGGGGCGGCTGGCTAAACAGACGCTGACGCTGATCCCGCGCACCGTGCGCGGCGAGCAGATGGCCGGCCGGCTGGCGAGCGTGCTGAAGAACGCCGGCGCCGATGCGCAGAAAGTCAAACTGATGGGGATCTCCGGCGGCGGTCAGTCCGGCGACCTGGAGGTGATTTCTCAGGCGCTGGCGGTAAAAACCACGCGCTGTCAGGTGAACGATGCGGATTTGCTGATGGTGAAACCGTTTGAAGGCATGGGATATCTGGGCTGCGCGACACAGAACAATCTGGCGATGATGGTGGCGGAGCCTCGGGATCTGATTCAGGCGAAAACCCTGGATGAGGCGGACGGCGTAGTGGCGGTCAACAGCATCGAACGTTATCAATCCGATGAGGTGAAAGAACTCATCGATATTGATTTTAATGAAGACTAA
- a CDS encoding Flp family type IVb pilin, translated as MNNMKKKLHSFLRDESGVTAIEYGILAAAMAAAIGAIFGSDGIFVQALNEKFREIADQITGSGTSGSGTTGTAK; from the coding sequence ATGAATAATATGAAAAAAAAATTACATTCTTTCCTGCGTGATGAAAGCGGTGTCACGGCAATCGAATACGGCATTCTGGCGGCGGCGATGGCGGCGGCGATCGGCGCTATTTTTGGCAGCGACGGTATTTTTGTTCAGGCGCTGAATGAAAAATTCCGGGAAATCGCCGATCAAATCACCGGATCAGGCACCAGCGGAAGCGGCACGACAGGGACGGCGAAATAA